TTGCTTTAATGCCAGAGATCGGTATTTATGACAAATATGCTATTAATTGGGGATACCGACCAATTTCGGATAAAAATGCTGAAGAAGAAAAGCCTGTTCTAGATCAGTGGATTTTAGCACATGCAGGAGATCCTTTATATAGATTTGGGCATCAACAAGCTGGTGATGTCGTAGATCCAAGTTCTCAAACTGAAGATTTAGGCGATGATGCTGTGAAAGCAAGTACGTATGGGATAGCAAACTTAAAACGTATTGTTCCTAATTTAGCGATTTGGATTGCAGAAGATGGTAAAAAATATGATGATCTAGGTACACTTTACGAGCAAGTATTATCACAATACAACCGTTACATGGGTCATGTTTCTAATAATATTGGAGGTGTCTATGAGAATTATAAAACTTTTGACCAAGAAGGAGCTGTTTATACACCTGTTACTAAAGAACGTCAGAAAAATAGTTTATCCTTTGTTCAAAAAGAATTATTTGCAACACCTGAGTGGTTATTGGATCAAAATATTTTTAACAAAATAGAATATTCTGGATCTGTTGAACGCTTACGCTCGATACAGGTTAGAACATTAGATAATATTTTGAGTCTTGGCAAAATTGCCCGTATCATAGAAAATGAAACGATTAATGGTAAAGATGCTTATGCCTTAACAGAAATGATGAAGGATGTAAGAACAGGCATCTGGTCAGAATTATCAAAAGGAAATAAGATAGATACGTATCGTAGAAATTTACAAAAAGCACATATTGATCGATTGGAGTATTTAATGACAGTGGACACTCCTAAAGGAAACAGAAGTTCTAGTCCTTATGTAAAATCTACTGCACTTAACACAAGCCAATCAGATGTACGTTCTGTAGCTAGAGCTGAATTAAATATTTTAAAGAGAACTATTAAAGCTGCTATTGGAAGAACATCAGATAGCATGAGCAAATATCATTTGCAAGATGCTCTTGTACGTATTGATCAGGTTTTAGATCCTAAATAGAAAAGTTAAACTACTCAAATGCGGATTTGACCTATATAAATCCGCATTTGACAACATTGAAAAGAAAAAAAGGAAACAATAACTTAGCTTTGAGTATCGCTTTAAACCCCCAGATTATGACCAAAAGAATACAAAGCATCGTTTATTTCGCACTATTGATTATTGCATGTCTAGTGTACACTGCTACAGACAGTACTACTGGAGACAATGAGTTCTCTACGAATAAGACTGAAATAATTAAAAAAAATACCATTTCTTTGAATACTTATTAATTACAATACTATACTACGTTATTATGAAGGTGTGAATGAAAATTCATACCTTTTTTTTATTTCCATATCACTTTCTAAGAAAGGCTTGCTACAACTTTCTATAGTTACACCCACAAATAATCAGGCTTTGACAACAATTACTATATTTATGTGTGTATTTTCTTACATTTGTAGTGTAGAAATGAAAACATTATGACCCCGAAACTTAAAAGCCTAATTTTCTTATTCGCATTTATTCTTTGTTCCTTATTATATTACACTCTTGAGGAACAGGATAAAAAAGATTCATTATCCAATAGCGAGAACTTTGCCACCATGCAATTATCCGATATGGAAGATGCTGATGCTTTAGAACAAGCAGAAGAATGAACTATAAGAACTAAACATTCTCCATTAAAAACTATAGCCAGTACTAACATTACTGGCTTTTCTGTTAAATAAAAGTAAATTATTAAACCTTTTAAAAAAGAGCGAGTCAAAAGGTAAAGTAATTTAAATTTTAAAACATGAAAAAAGTAATAGGAGTTCTTGTGCTATTTATAGGATTAAATGCCTTTGCACAGAAAAGAGAAATGAAGAGTGAGATGACTCCAGATCAAATAGCTACATTGTCTACTAAAAAAATGACATTAGCTTTAGATTTAACAGAGAGTCAGCAAGCAAAAATGTATGTATTACAATTAGAGAATGCTACGGAACGCCAAGCAAAAATGGAAGCACGGAAACAAGCTAGAGAAAATGGGGCTACTAAAAACCTAAGTTCTGATCAGCGGTATGAAATGCAATCTAAAATGCTTGACCAAAGAATTGAGCAAAAAAAGAAACTAAAATCTGTTCTAAATAAGGAACAATTTGAAAAGTGGGAAAAAATGCCTCATCATAGAAGAGGAGAACACCACAAAGGAAAACGAGAAAAAGGTGATAAAAAGGGCCACAAAAACAAGGAGCAAGATAATGATTAGGTCGTTTTTGTACGTTTAGTTCACTATATAAAGTCGATAGAAATATCGGCTTTTTTATATTTTAAGGCTTTAAAAATTTAGCAAACCATTTTCCAGAAGATTTTACAATTCTTTCTTGCGTCTCAAAATTTACGTGTATGAGTCCAAATCTTGGCTTATATCCTTCTGCCCATTCAAAATTATCCATTAGAGTCCACACAAAATACCCATCAATTTTCAAACCTTTTTCTTTTGCTTTATACACCTGTTTTAAATATTGTTTAAAAAATTTTCTTCGTTCTATATCATTTACAAAACCATTAGCCACATTATCTTCAAAAGCAGCGCCATTTTCAGTTATAATTATTTTTTTAACTCCTTCGTAGGCGTTAAATTTTTTAATCATTTTATAGATACTCTTAGGGTATACCTCCCAATTCATAACGGTAGTTTGTACGTTACGGTTTTTAGCATCCACAATCTTCGCGCTTAGATAAGGTATAAAATAGCTATGTTTTACAACTTCGCGTGTATAATTTTGTATCCCAATAAAATCAAAGTCAAATACAGCATCTTCAAGATCTCCTGGCTGTATGTATTTTTTTAGTTTTTTAAGAATGGGTGCCGCGGCTACTGGATATCCCAAACCTAATGAAGGCTCTATAAATAATCTATTTAATAGGGCGTCTGCTTTTTCTGCGGCTAAAATATTTTTCTTTTTCTTATTAACGGGAGTAATATATGAGCAACTAAACGTGGTACCAATAGTAGCTCCTGATACTCTTTCTCTCAAAATTCTTCCTCCCGCAGCTTGGCATAGAACAGCATGATGAATGGCTGGCAGAAAATTTTTCAATCCTTTAAGCCCTGGTGCATGTACTCCTAAGAAATGACCTGCTCCGGTAAACACCATTGGTTCATTCAACACCATCCAATGTTTTACCCGATCTCCGAAATTTGTGGCACAAACCGTTGTAAAATACTCAAACCAAGACACAATCTCTCTATTCGTCCATCCTCCTTTATCCTGTAAAACCTGCGGCAAATCCCAATGATATAAGGTAACCCAAGGAATGATATTATGCTCCATGCAAAAATCTATCACCTCATTATAGAACTGTATACCCCTGGCACTTACATCTCCTATGCCCTTAGGCAGTATTCTTGACCATGATAATGAAAACCTGAAATTGGAAATATTCATGGCTTTCATTAATAAAATATCTTCTTTATAACTATGATAAAAATCGCATGCTGTATCGCCAGTTTCATTTTTATGAATTACACCAGGTTTACTAGTGAAAGTATCCCAAATAGAAGGACTTTTATCATGTTTTTCATGAGCTCCCTCAATCTGATAGGCTGCTACAGAAACTCCCCAAACAAAATCTTCTCCGAACTTTTTACTCGTAAATTTAGTTTTTTTGGAAGTTTTGTTCTTAGGCATATTTAACGAGACTTTAAATTTTCTAACAATACTTTATCAATTATAGCTTCGGTAATATCAGGGTAATTAACGGTAACTTTAGTATCACTTAGGATCCATTTCTTAATACGCTTTAAATGCTTGTTCTTAAGAGACCTCATCACAGGGACACCTAATTTCTTAAGTGCCGCAGCGTTACACTGTTGCTCATATTGCCCTTTCATTGGAATGACTAGTAGCTTTTTATTTAAGAATAAAGCTTCTGCTGGTGTTTCAAAACCAGCACCACATAATACCCCCAGACTTGTAGCCATACTCGCAATAAACGCTTCATTAGTTATTGGCATAATAACTACATTACCGCTTTCTACAATTTTTTTATTATGTTTTGAAAAAACCTCCCATTTAGCATTGGGAACTTTTGAAAGCATTTTTAAGATTTTTTCATCGCTATAGGAAGGCAAGTACACGGTATAATGATCCTTTACCTCAACTTTCGCATTGCGAATATCTTGACGTATTACAGGAGTAAAAATACTAGGATTAAAATTACTAAAATGAAATCCGTATTGCTTGGTAGTAGGTGCATACTTTCTCAAAATAAGATGCCCTAAAGGATCTGGTTTCCGGGGTTTAGGACTGCCTTTCATTAAAACTGCAGATTGATGACTAACACTAATACAAGGCTTATTTATTAATTTACACGCCCAAGCAGAAACTGGTTCAAAATCATTTATAATAAGATCATAGTCTTCAATTGGCAAGCTTTTTATTTCTTTTTGAAGTCTTCTTGAATTTGCTCGGATGTAGGTTTTCCATAGATCCACACCACCTTTTTTACCAAAGATAAAACTCAAGCCTTTAAACTTATATTTTACTGGATATGGAATATCAAGATCTCCTTGTGTACCACTTAATAAAATATCTAGCTCAATATCTTTCTTTAATAAAATAGGAATAATATCTCGCGCTCTACTTAAATGTCCATTTCCTGTTCCTTGAATTGCATATAATACCTTCATTCACTTTTGGTTTTAATTGGTTGCAACCAAATTAACTATAGTGAATGAATAAAAAAATTCTACTTCTATTTTATTTAAATTAAAATCTATATACCTATTCATTACAGAAGTAATTTACGTCTTCAAAGATTAAAAAAATAAAGGAAAGTCTTTTAATTAAGGAGTTTAAGAATAAGTTATCTGATTGTAAACAAAAAAGAGAGGCAAAATTGCCTCTCTTTTTTTATTCTAAGATAGTATGTATCCTATTTTAATTCGTCTACAATACTTTCTAAAGCTTTTATCGTTGCATCTAAATCTTCATAAGAAAGTGCATCATTTAGAAAATAGCTCTCAAAGGCGCTTGGCGGTAAATAGATACCGTTACGTAACATTCCATGAAAATACTTTTTAAATGTATCATTATTTCCTTCTGCCGATGACGCAAAATCTACTACAGGTGTATCTGTAAAGTGCACAGAAATCATACTACCAAATCTATTGATCTGATGCTTGACACCATTCTCTTTTAATACTTTTTCTAATCCTTTGTGTAAATATGCTGTTTTATCAGCAAGACTTCTAAAAATATTAGTATTAGAATTTAGAGCCGTTAGCATTGCCAAACCAGCGCTCATCGCTAAAGGATTCCCGCTTAATGTTCCTGCTTGGTATACAGGTCCGTCTGGCGCTAATTTTGCCATAATTTCGTTACGTGCAGCAAAAGCTCCTACAGGAAGTCCGCCTCCAATAACCTTTCCGAAGGTTACGATATCTGCATTGATTCCTAGTACCTCTTGAGCACCACCTTTTGCTAATCTAAAACCGGTCATCACCTCGTCAAAAATTAAAAGGATTCCTTCTTTTGTACACAGCTCTCTTAAGCCTTTCATGAAGTCTTCTTGGGGAATAATACATCCCATATTCCCCGCAATCGGTTCAATAATTACGGCTGCAATTTCTCGCTTATTAGCATCAACTAACGCTTGTACACTTTCTAAATCATTATAATTAGCCAATAAGGTATCTTTTGCTGTACCTTGGGTTACCCCTGGACTATTAGGACTACCAAAAGTAACAGCTCCACTACCCGCTTGAATTAAGAAAGAGTCTGAATGCCCATGGTAACAACCCGAAAATTTAATAATTTTATCTTTTCCTGTATACCCTCTAGCTAAACGCACTGCACTCATACATGCCTCCGTACCGCTATTTACAAATCTAATTTTATCAATATTAGGAACCATAGAAACCGCTAGCTTTGCTAATTCCGTTTCTATTTCTGTTGGCATCCCAAAAGAAGTACCTTTTTTAGCCTTTTCAATTACGGCATTAATAACAGGTTCGTAAGCGTGCCCTAATATTAACGGACCCCATGATGCGATGTAATCTATAAATTTGTTACCATCTTCATCTGTAAAATAAGCTCCCTTGGCTTCTTTGACAAAAATTGGTGTACCACCTACGGCCTTAAAAGCTCTAACAGGAGAATTTACACCGCCAGGAATATATTCTTGGGCTTCCTCAAAAAGTTCACTACTTCTTTTATATAGCATGCTATCTATTATTTTTTTACTGATTTTACTACCAGTTGTTGCCCAATAGCTAAAGAACTAGAGTTCATCTTATTTATTTTCATTAATTCTTCTACGGAAACAAAATACTTTCTAGAAATAGAATATAAGGTATCCCCTTTTTGAACTACGTGTGTTTTATAATCATAGTTCTTTGGTTCTTTCTTGCTAACGTATCCTTCGTTATGAACTAACTTATCATACGTATGCAAATCATATTGCTCAATAAATGAAATTAGTTTACTAGGATACTTTCTATCTGTAGCATAACCCGCTTGTTTTAATCCATGTGCCCAACCTCTATAATCATCATTATCTAAGTCAAAAAGAAAGGAATATCGTGCTCTTGAGGTTAAAAAAATACTATGATCCCTAAAAGAATACATTGG
This genomic stretch from Cellulophaga algicola DSM 14237 harbors:
- a CDS encoding glycosyltransferase family protein, with product MKVLYAIQGTGNGHLSRARDIIPILLKKDIELDILLSGTQGDLDIPYPVKYKFKGLSFIFGKKGGVDLWKTYIRANSRRLQKEIKSLPIEDYDLIINDFEPVSAWACKLINKPCISVSHQSAVLMKGSPKPRKPDPLGHLILRKYAPTTKQYGFHFSNFNPSIFTPVIRQDIRNAKVEVKDHYTVYLPSYSDEKILKMLSKVPNAKWEVFSKHNKKIVESGNVVIMPITNEAFIASMATSLGVLCGAGFETPAEALFLNKKLLVIPMKGQYEQQCNAAALKKLGVPVMRSLKNKHLKRIKKWILSDTKVTVNYPDITEAIIDKVLLENLKSR
- a CDS encoding GH1 family beta-glucosidase; the encoded protein is MPKNKTSKKTKFTSKKFGEDFVWGVSVAAYQIEGAHEKHDKSPSIWDTFTSKPGVIHKNETGDTACDFYHSYKEDILLMKAMNISNFRFSLSWSRILPKGIGDVSARGIQFYNEVIDFCMEHNIIPWVTLYHWDLPQVLQDKGGWTNREIVSWFEYFTTVCATNFGDRVKHWMVLNEPMVFTGAGHFLGVHAPGLKGLKNFLPAIHHAVLCQAAGGRILRERVSGATIGTTFSCSYITPVNKKKKNILAAEKADALLNRLFIEPSLGLGYPVAAAPILKKLKKYIQPGDLEDAVFDFDFIGIQNYTREVVKHSYFIPYLSAKIVDAKNRNVQTTVMNWEVYPKSIYKMIKKFNAYEGVKKIIITENGAAFEDNVANGFVNDIERRKFFKQYLKQVYKAKEKGLKIDGYFVWTLMDNFEWAEGYKPRFGLIHVNFETQERIVKSSGKWFAKFLKP
- the hemL gene encoding glutamate-1-semialdehyde 2,1-aminomutase, whose protein sequence is MLYKRSSELFEEAQEYIPGGVNSPVRAFKAVGGTPIFVKEAKGAYFTDEDGNKFIDYIASWGPLILGHAYEPVINAVIEKAKKGTSFGMPTEIETELAKLAVSMVPNIDKIRFVNSGTEACMSAVRLARGYTGKDKIIKFSGCYHGHSDSFLIQAGSGAVTFGSPNSPGVTQGTAKDTLLANYNDLESVQALVDANKREIAAVIIEPIAGNMGCIIPQEDFMKGLRELCTKEGILLIFDEVMTGFRLAKGGAQEVLGINADIVTFGKVIGGGLPVGAFAARNEIMAKLAPDGPVYQAGTLSGNPLAMSAGLAMLTALNSNTNIFRSLADKTAYLHKGLEKVLKENGVKHQINRFGSMISVHFTDTPVVDFASSAEGNNDTFKKYFHGMLRNGIYLPPSAFESYFLNDALSYEDLDATIKALESIVDELK